TATGACGATTTGCTTTCAAGATCTACCGATTCTACTCCGGTCCAgcgcaaggccaagaagacggTCTCCTTCCAGTTGCCGAAGGAGGAGAAGTTTGCTTTCCCCACTGAGCCCATCATCCGTCCCGACTCGCCGACATTGGGCTTTGAGGACGCCTACTTTGCCTCTCCCATCCTCAGATCTCCTCTTCCTGAGCCGCCGAAACGCCCTGCCAGCCCCGAGTCTGCATCAGCATGTAGTCCTGACCTTCACGCACCGATGCCGCGGCGGTCGAGCATGCGCCACTCTATTTCGAGCCAAAACGGCTTTGACCAGTTCGACGAGGACTCGCACAGAGCATCTCAATCGGTCTATCGCTACTGTGATACGCTGCTGTCACTCAAGTATCAACTACAAGCCCACCGTTCCGACGTCGACGCCCTTCTGGGCGAATCCACTGGACAGATGCGCAAGGAGGATCTCATCGCCGCCATCGTTTCCAACCCTAACGCATCAGTTGCCAGTGAGGAGCTCCGCGTGCTCGATCGCCAGGCGCGCATCGAAAAACTCCGCCAGAACGGATGGCAACGCAAGAGGTTTGACGCTTCGCGCTACGAAAGGCTCTGCAACGATGTCCTGGCCGAACTGTCATGAAAACCGACCATCCACATAATccaaccaaaaaaacaaaagcaaaagtATTTCCTTTATATACCCACATATGTCACACATACAGATCTCACATACCTTGAAATCCATACGGCAGCATCTTGCAATGACTTACTAGAGACGAACAAGGCTTGACGACCCTGTTCAATTTGGACGATTTGATACCAtcatgttttcctttttgagTTTCCATTTCCTTTGTCAGCGTCTACCACGCACTACACACTATACAAATACTGCACACACGTGCATTTTCTTTCATGTTTTATGTTTGGAACGTGTACAAACACCCTTGTTACAAAAAGTCCGGCGCATCGATTATGGTTGCACTCTGGTAGTCTTAGTATAAAAGTAACAGTAAATGTAATTGCTCTGAACAACAGCataacaaatccaaatcaTCTCGTACTTCTGTGCATAACTGTGTCCCATGGTTAAAACTTATCATGCCTCCCAAACCCGGCGGAGATTTGAGATGAGCACGAAGTGAGTCCACATGTGTACTTGCCACCGCCAACATCAAAATGAAGGTCATCAAACAATCGCCATGGCATCAACATCGATACAGCCAAGACACAATGACAGGACCAAAAATAACTCGGACAATGTGCACCTTTTTCGGGCCGCTCGCTTCGTCCACCTATAACAGCGCACAGTCGCGCACATATACATTGTAAGTGCCGTTGATCAAGATTACAATTATCTGACAATTTTGAACTGCATAAACTCTTAATTTCCAGAATACAGAAGAGAAGAACATGCCTGTTGTTTTAGAACCCACACGCCCCCCTTCGCGAACCTTCAAGCTGTCAAACAAATATCAAGGAAACCCCACGGTGGTGGCTGTGCCCAGCCGAGCCGACGAACACCTCCTCTTTTCGCCAATCTCGCCGTTGCCGAGAACAAATCCGATAAATGCGGGAAAAATAAggaaagcaagaaaaaaatggcTTCGAGTTAAGCAGTGGGCTGTTATCCCCCATGTGTTCTTGAGTTCTTCCCTGTTGTCGTTATTTTATTCCCCGTTTTCCATCTTTCGAGTACTCAAAATTTCGTATTGCATCGAGATGAGCAATGATGTTTGTCCAAGCAAAAAAatcaggggttttttttttttagttgtTGCTATTCTCCTCACACCAAATTCACCAAAGCACACCCCCCGAGAAAAAGCCGCCCATGATCGACGACCGGGTACGGTAACTTGGCCAAAGCAACCAGGTCGTTGGATTGGGGCCGTCTGCGCGCCCAGATCGGGGGTTTGTGGTTGGTTGCGCGCGGCTGTGTACGACGCCCTACCCGAATTACCAAGGACTCGGAAAGGATGAAAGGGCTGTGCTTGTTTTGGCGCCGGGGGTTTTCCAGATTGGATGTTCATGCGAGCTTGAATGTCGCCTTTGTTTTTTAACGTTTAATAGCCGATCGCACATCTTATGCGCATCTCATCGTTTAATGTATAAAAATCCCATGCTTCCTTTTGAGAAGAGAAACTAGCTTTTGCACAATTGATTCATCTTTTATGCTTTATTTGCGGATATGTGCAAACCGTCGCATTGAACAACCAACATCAAGCACAATCGCATTCCCGCCCTCAAGTGGTTCCATGGCCGGAAAACAACAAATTGAACCACCGATTTTGCCACAATCAAGCCCCCCCGTTTGCTGTTGGCAAGTATGTTCGCTCGAGTTGGAGAAGCATGAAGATACAAAACAATTGGTAACTTTGAAATACTGAAATATCGCTAAAAGATGGCGCAGGTATCCTATCACATATCCCCCCCTATGACACTTCAATCCGTGTCTCTTTGCGAGGACGGATCTCGACTACCATGCTGCAAACTGTCATTCAATCCAGTGACCACCCAAATTAAGCAAAAAACAAGCCCAAACGAGGCAAAGAACCCACCGAAAACGGCAATGTAGTCAAGAAAGGCAAAATGGCAAAGAAAGAAGGCTGCATTAAAAGAGACGGCGTTGAAGAGCAACCTGAGCGCTCCTCATTCATGAGCCAGTGAAGCTCTTCCTGCGAGCCTCCTTCTCTACCTCCTCCGCCACCTTGAGCGTCTCCTCTTGCGTCTTCATCTCCCTGACTTTGGCCAGCACCACCTCGCGGAAGATTGCGCCCTTCACCGCCTTTGACATGGTCTTCTTCTCCCCTGGCTTGAACAGTCCGCTGCCTCCAGATGATCCTGCATTGCCCTGTGAATCGTCTGCCGCCTCGACCGCGTCGTCCGGCATGTCTGTGTTGTCAGGGTCTTCTTCCTGTAGCTTGAGCGTCTGGATGCGGTTCGCCAGCTTGACCATCTCGATGCCACGTCGAAGTCGGGCCTTTGCCATGAAGGACTTGATTTCGGGCAGCAAGTTGTGGTCCGTTGCGTTCTCACCGCTGAGCCACGGGTGTCGGAGAGCTTGCTGCATAGTGACTCCGAATTAGCCATCCGTGATTCACTGGAAAGTGTAGAAGACAAGACTGAACTTACACCGCTGGTCGCGCGATCGTCTGGGTTGGCCTGTAGCAGAGACCTGATAAAGTTCTTTGCGTCCTCGCTGACGTCTCGCCAATACCTGTCATGGAATGTCACCTGTGCATTGGAGCATTCCTCGATAAGGTCCTGAAGGCCCTCAGATCGGAACGGAGAATAACCGCAGAGTAGTGTGTACGTGATGACACCCATGGACCACATGTCGACTGGCTTTCCATGTCCCTTCTTCATCATGACCTCAGGAGCTGCATACCCAAAGGAGCCAGCCATGGTTGTGAGGACCTCGTCCCTGCTGTCTAGCATCTTGGCGATACCAAAGTCTGCCAGGACCAGATCCGAATCGGGCGCTTTGCTCAGGTAAAGTAGGTTCTCGGGTTTGAGATCTGTCATTCGAGGGCTCGCCGTCAGTCAACCGTGTATACTACCAGCTGGTAGTTTCAAATCTGTTCACACCTGATAGCGCCACCTGCCGCCAAAGCCCTCTTCCGATGCTTACCTCTGTGGACAACGTTCTTGCTGTGTAGGTAGTCTACGGCACCAAGAACCTGTTTGATAGTTTGCGAGGCATCCTTTTCAGTGAACTTGCCCTGCTCGCAAATACGGTCGAAAAGCTCGCCTCCAGTCGCCAGTTCGGTCACAATGTAGTACTTGTCCTATGGAACAGATACATTGGTGTATCATCAGTTACTGATACCTTTGTTTAGGGGAGATTTGCGACTGCCTCCAGATTACTCACTCTCGACTCAAACCAGTCCACGAACCGGACGATGTGCGGATGCTGAAGTCGCTGGAGCATTTCGAGCTCATCGTACACCATGCGTTCGTTGCCCTTGACATTCTTCTTCAGAATGATCTTGATGGCAACCTTGCCGGTCTGTCCCTCCGCTTCTCTGACGATGCCATATGTGCCAGCTCCAAGGGTTTTGCCGAATCGATATTTTGATCTATGGAAGCGATGGGAGATGCTTTGTTAGAGTGCGCCACAAGCACGCACAGTGGACCAAGGGCGTTGCTTACTTCTTGTCGTAACTCTCTGGCTGGCCATGCAGGCGGTTGAGCATACCAGAGACTACCAAAACGCAACAATGGTCAGTGAATAAGCTTTTAAAGGAAA
The Pyricularia oryzae 70-15 chromosome 1, whole genome shotgun sequence DNA segment above includes these coding regions:
- a CDS encoding CAMK/CAMK1 protein kinase; translated protein: MSFSGMLNRLHGQPESYDKKSKYRFGKTLGAGTYGIVREAEGQTGKVAIKIILKKNVKGNERMVYDELEMLQRLQHPHIVRFVDWFESRDKYYIVTELATGGELFDRICEQGKFTEKDASQTIKQVLGAVDYLHSKNVVHRDLKPENLLYLSKAPDSDLVLADFGIAKMLDSRDEVLTTMAGSFGYAAPEVMMKKGHGKPVDMWSMGVITYTLLCGYSPFRSEGLQDLIEECSNAQVTFHDRYWRDVSEDAKNFIRSLLQANPDDRATSGQALRHPWLSGENATDHNLLPEIKSFMAKARLRRGIEMVKLANRIQTLKLQEEDPDNTDMPDDAVEAADDSQGNAGSSGGSGLFKPGEKKTMSKAVKGAIFREVVLAKVREMKTQEETLKVAEEVEKEARRKSFTGS